The Streptomyces spororaveus genome includes a region encoding these proteins:
- a CDS encoding streptophobe family protein, giving the protein MRRIRWGDVLLSAVAAVGWSLIVMASVAGLGLHLLGADATDAAGGSLGAMTAATVVLAVGGTVTPSGDVSVLGVTGTGAESSLDFMPLGVSLAGALVLASLFLRSLRAGAGHGETAARVAVLAALFVATAGGLSWAGHDVVTLDGTLPLPETPAKVEIPGIGDIGGLLPDRIGDLIETRTRVGFSVELGPTLLGAGVWVLAVLALALLVSRRGPAAAARWRPAVSAVVAMPLVAVAAGWATAVWAALGDDQPRRVLGGALLGAPNGSWLGVLLGLFVPLRGRVTGAPARLLPDPLDGLWAASAREPVTVARLAESDGRVWLLVTGAALLLLHAGVLAAVRTPGRGILGCAARLSAATGVALAVLVWLTGFSADSSLAVLGVDVVDAGVELRGDVPYALLLGALWGAAAGAAGALLTRRRRAAPPDPYTGAGGTGRRDRRHGLPDPDAPTAACPGSPVGRGRPGPPPGWAHPYPDPDVSWDVTVTGVPPRPPRPARPARRPPFTPPPPPGAPPPPPRPPGPPGPTPQARRDPEGTP; this is encoded by the coding sequence ATGCGCCGCATCCGTTGGGGGGACGTGCTGCTGTCCGCCGTCGCCGCCGTGGGCTGGTCCCTGATCGTGATGGCCTCGGTGGCCGGACTCGGGCTGCACCTGCTGGGCGCCGACGCCACCGACGCCGCGGGAGGCTCGCTCGGCGCGATGACGGCCGCCACGGTGGTGCTCGCGGTCGGTGGAACCGTGACCCCCTCGGGTGACGTCTCGGTCCTCGGAGTCACCGGTACGGGCGCCGAATCCTCCCTGGACTTCATGCCCTTGGGGGTGTCGCTGGCCGGGGCACTGGTGCTGGCGTCGCTGTTCCTGCGTTCGCTCCGGGCCGGGGCGGGCCACGGGGAGACGGCGGCCAGGGTGGCGGTCCTCGCGGCGCTGTTCGTCGCGACGGCGGGCGGGCTGTCGTGGGCCGGGCACGACGTGGTCACCCTCGACGGGACGCTGCCGCTGCCGGAGACTCCCGCGAAGGTCGAGATCCCCGGGATCGGGGACATCGGCGGGCTGCTCCCGGACCGCATCGGGGACCTGATCGAGACGCGGACCCGGGTCGGGTTCTCGGTAGAGCTCGGGCCGACCCTGCTGGGCGCGGGGGTGTGGGTGCTCGCCGTACTGGCGCTCGCGCTGCTGGTCTCGCGGCGCGGGCCGGCCGCGGCGGCCCGGTGGCGCCCGGCCGTCTCGGCCGTGGTGGCGATGCCGCTGGTCGCGGTGGCGGCCGGGTGGGCCACGGCGGTGTGGGCGGCGCTGGGCGACGACCAGCCGCGGCGGGTGCTGGGCGGGGCGCTGCTGGGGGCACCGAACGGGAGCTGGCTGGGGGTGCTGCTGGGGCTGTTCGTGCCGCTGCGCGGCCGGGTCACGGGGGCTCCGGCCCGGCTGCTGCCCGATCCGCTGGACGGTCTGTGGGCGGCGTCGGCGCGGGAGCCGGTGACGGTGGCCCGCCTCGCGGAGTCCGACGGGCGGGTCTGGCTGCTGGTCACGGGGGCGGCCCTGCTGCTGCTCCACGCGGGTGTGCTGGCGGCCGTACGGACTCCCGGGCGCGGGATCCTGGGGTGCGCGGCGCGGCTGTCGGCCGCGACGGGGGTGGCCCTCGCGGTACTGGTGTGGCTGACGGGTTTCTCGGCGGACTCCTCGCTCGCGGTGCTGGGCGTGGACGTGGTGGATGCGGGGGTGGAGCTGCGGGGGGACGTCCCGTACGCGCTGCTGCTGGGCGCGCTCTGGGGAGCGGCGGCCGGAGCGGCGGGTGCGCTGCTGACCCGCCGCCGGCGGGCGGCCCCGCCGGATCCGTACACCGGGGCCGGCGGGACGGGCCGGCGCGACCGGCGGCACGGCCTCCCCGACCCGGACGCGCCCACGGCCGCCTGCCCGGGGAGTCCCGTCGGCCGGGGCCGGCCGGGTCCGCCGCCGGGGTGGGCGCACCCGTACCCGGATCCGGACGTCTCCTGGGACGTGACGGTCACGGGAGTCCCGCCGCGCCCGCCGAGGCCCGCGCGGCCCGCCCGGCGGCCGCCCTTCACCCCGCCTCCGCCGCCGGGCGCCCCGCCGCCGCCCCCGAGGCCCCCCGGACCGCCGGGGCCGACGCCACAGGCCCGGCGCGATCCGGAAGGCACCCCCTAG